A single region of the Microcella sp. genome encodes:
- a CDS encoding DUF885 domain-containing protein, protein MSDSTAPRTPTAVDTIAERWVSTLAELVPDVAIYAGVPGPVERFADYSPSGTAALRAAAEATLSELDSSTPVDDVDRVTIADLSSELRLQLELDDAGWTQRDLNVIASPAQSVREIFDLMPTATEADWSTISTKLANVSDALSGYAETLREGIRLGRTPARRQVVEVLVQARRNAGADGFFTEFASSAAIDGGTLSETLQSDLQRNADGARQAYADFAEFLEHELAPAAGDVDAVGRELYALHSRSFLGATIDLDETYEWGIDELRRMVDEQTRVANEIVPGASVEEAIAHLEQDPSRKLHGREALQAWMQQLSDTAVDELSRTHFEIPEPVKRLECMIAPTPGGAIYYTGPTDDFSRPGRMWWSIPEGVDEFDTWRETTTVYHEGVPGHHLQIGQAVYNRAQLNSWRRLLAGTSGHAEGWALYAERLMQELGYLDDPADMLGMLDGQRMRAARVVLDIGVHLGKIHPTTGRVWTSDDAFAFMRENVNMNDGFVTFEVNRYLGWPGQAPSYKVGQRLWEQIRDAAKAQQGANFSNKTFHKQALDLGGVGLDTLKSTLLG, encoded by the coding sequence ATGTCTGACTCGACCGCACCACGAACGCCCACCGCCGTCGACACGATCGCCGAGCGCTGGGTGTCGACCCTTGCAGAACTCGTCCCCGACGTCGCGATCTATGCCGGGGTGCCCGGCCCCGTCGAGCGCTTCGCCGACTATTCGCCGTCTGGCACTGCGGCGCTGCGCGCCGCCGCCGAGGCGACCCTCAGCGAACTCGACTCGTCGACCCCCGTCGACGATGTCGACCGCGTGACGATCGCCGATCTCTCGAGCGAGCTGCGGTTGCAGCTCGAGCTCGACGACGCCGGATGGACGCAGCGCGACCTGAACGTCATCGCCTCACCCGCGCAGAGCGTGCGCGAGATCTTCGACCTCATGCCGACCGCGACAGAAGCAGACTGGTCGACGATCTCGACGAAGCTCGCGAACGTCTCAGACGCGCTGAGCGGCTATGCCGAGACGCTGCGCGAGGGCATTCGCCTCGGGCGCACTCCCGCCAGACGGCAAGTGGTCGAAGTGCTCGTGCAGGCGCGGCGCAACGCCGGCGCTGACGGCTTCTTTACCGAGTTCGCCTCGTCGGCCGCGATCGATGGCGGCACGCTGAGCGAAACGCTGCAGAGCGATCTGCAGCGCAACGCCGACGGCGCGCGCCAGGCCTATGCCGACTTCGCAGAGTTTCTCGAGCACGAGTTGGCGCCGGCAGCGGGCGACGTCGATGCCGTGGGTCGAGAGCTCTACGCTCTGCACTCCCGCAGCTTCCTCGGCGCGACGATCGACCTCGACGAGACCTATGAGTGGGGAATCGACGAACTGCGGCGCATGGTCGACGAGCAGACGCGGGTCGCGAACGAGATCGTGCCGGGCGCGAGCGTCGAAGAGGCCATCGCCCATCTCGAGCAAGACCCCTCGCGCAAGCTGCACGGGCGCGAGGCGCTGCAGGCGTGGATGCAGCAGCTGAGCGACACGGCGGTCGACGAGCTGTCGCGCACGCACTTCGAGATTCCTGAGCCTGTGAAGCGACTCGAGTGCATGATCGCGCCCACTCCGGGTGGCGCGATCTACTACACGGGCCCCACCGATGACTTCTCGCGCCCCGGGCGCATGTGGTGGAGCATTCCCGAGGGCGTTGACGAGTTCGACACCTGGCGCGAGACCACGACCGTCTACCACGAGGGCGTTCCCGGCCACCACCTGCAGATCGGGCAAGCCGTCTACAACCGGGCGCAGCTCAACTCGTGGCGCCGGCTGCTCGCCGGCACGAGCGGGCACGCCGAGGGCTGGGCGCTCTACGCCGAGCGCCTCATGCAAGAACTGGGCTACCTCGACGACCCCGCCGACATGCTCGGCATGCTCGACGGCCAGCGCATGCGCGCCGCGCGGGTGGTGCTCGACATCGGCGTTCACCTCGGCAAGATCCACCCCACCACGGGTCGTGTCTGGACGAGTGACGACGCCTTCGCGTTCATGCGCGAGAACGTCAACATGAACGACGGGTTCGTGACGTTCGAGGTGAACCGCTATCTGGGCTGGCCCGGCCAGGCGCCGAGCTACAAAGTCGGCCAGCGCCTGTGGGAGCAAATTCGCGACGCCGCCAAGGCTCAGCAGGGCGCCAACTTCTCGAACAAGACCTTCCACAAGCAGGCTCTCGATCTCGGAGGCGTCGGCCTCGACACGCTCAAGTCGACCCTGCTCGGCTGA
- a CDS encoding DUF4166 domain-containing protein: MLSAWEAALGSRAEALHPRIREYVRAVPTGFVGRGEGVFTEAGSSSTVLRPALRLAARWGIAFAERGASIPFTIENRGDARGAVRARRELRFPERRRVMVDLVREQRGRVVDALGRGGRLEAALRVGVRDGALTARSGAVRVRLGRLWWRVPAPVRPTVCLVERWDESVGRQHVDVSVTLPGFGRIYGYHGWFDYAVEPDLQGRGAHG, from the coding sequence GTGCTCTCGGCCTGGGAGGCCGCGCTCGGTTCGCGGGCCGAGGCGCTGCACCCGCGCATTCGCGAGTATGTGCGCGCGGTGCCGACCGGTTTCGTGGGTCGCGGCGAGGGAGTGTTCACCGAGGCCGGAAGCTCGTCGACGGTGCTGCGCCCGGCGCTGCGACTCGCGGCAAGGTGGGGCATAGCCTTCGCTGAGCGTGGTGCGAGCATCCCGTTCACGATCGAGAACCGAGGGGATGCCCGCGGCGCGGTGCGCGCACGTCGAGAGCTGCGCTTCCCTGAACGCCGACGGGTCATGGTCGACCTGGTGCGAGAGCAGCGCGGGCGTGTCGTCGACGCTCTCGGGAGGGGCGGCCGACTCGAGGCAGCCTTGCGTGTGGGCGTGCGCGATGGCGCTCTCACCGCACGATCGGGTGCTGTGCGCGTGCGCCTCGGCAGGCTCTGGTGGCGCGTGCCGGCCCCGGTGCGGCCGACCGTCTGCCTCGTCGAGCGATGGGACGAGTCGGTAGGGCGCCAGCACGTCGACGTGTCGGTGACGCTGCCAGGGTTCGGGCGCATCTACGGCTATCACGGCTGGTTCGACTACGCGGTCGAGCCTGACCTGCAGGGGAGGGGCGCACATGGGTGA
- a CDS encoding DUF1731 domain-containing protein, whose protein sequence is MGEQNTGRVVVAGASGFVGQALVASYRSSGRQVDLVGRREATTWDDPEALTALIDGASAVVNLAGKSVNCRYGPANRAEILRSRVETTRALATAIAAAAQPPALWINASTATIYRHAMDHPQTESTGELGTGFSVSVARAWEQALFEPVLADTRRVALRMAIVLGDGSALRPLVALTKLGLGGPQCDGPWPVSRRRREAGTEHEPGSRGGAQRFSWVHLDDVVRAHHWVEAHPEIDGAVNVSSPNPETNRELMAHLRDVLHRPIGLPAHRWMLELGTWALRTETELVLKSRWVLPERLEAAGFRFEHPSLRAALASILTQRQ, encoded by the coding sequence ATGGGTGAGCAGAACACGGGCCGAGTAGTCGTGGCGGGGGCGTCGGGGTTCGTCGGGCAGGCGCTCGTCGCCTCGTACCGCTCTTCTGGCAGACAGGTCGACCTCGTCGGGCGCCGCGAAGCGACCACGTGGGACGACCCCGAGGCGCTCACGGCGCTGATCGACGGCGCCAGCGCCGTCGTGAACCTCGCCGGCAAGAGCGTCAACTGCCGATACGGCCCCGCGAACCGCGCAGAGATTCTGCGCTCGCGCGTCGAGACGACGCGCGCACTCGCGACGGCGATCGCTGCAGCGGCACAGCCGCCCGCACTGTGGATCAACGCCTCGACGGCCACGATCTACCGGCACGCCATGGATCACCCGCAGACCGAGTCGACGGGCGAGCTCGGCACCGGATTCTCGGTGTCGGTCGCGCGGGCGTGGGAGCAGGCGCTGTTCGAGCCGGTGCTCGCCGACACGCGCCGCGTGGCACTGCGCATGGCGATCGTGCTCGGCGACGGCAGCGCGCTGCGCCCCCTCGTGGCGCTCACGAAGCTCGGCCTCGGCGGGCCGCAGTGCGATGGCCCGTGGCCGGTGTCGCGACGACGACGCGAAGCGGGCACAGAGCATGAGCCGGGCAGTCGAGGGGGAGCCCAGCGATTCAGCTGGGTGCACCTCGACGACGTCGTGCGTGCGCACCACTGGGTCGAAGCGCACCCCGAGATCGACGGCGCGGTCAACGTCTCGAGCCCGAACCCCGAGACGAATCGCGAACTCATGGCGCACCTGCGCGACGTGCTTCATCGGCCCATCGGGCTGCCGGCTCACCGGTGGATGCTCGAACTCGGCACCTGGGCACTGCGCACCGAGACCGAGCTCGTGCTCAAGAGCCGATGGGTGCTGCCCGAGCGGCTCGAGGCGGCCGGCTTTCGCTTCGAGCACCCGAGCTTGCGCGCGGCCTTGGCGAGCATCCTGACCCAGCGGCAGTGA
- the rpsA gene encoding 30S ribosomal protein S1, whose translation MTPATTQAPKQIAINDIGSAEDFLAAVELTLKFFNDGDLIEGTVVKIDRDEVLLDVGYKTEGVIPSRELSIKHDVDPTEVVAVGDMVEALVLQKEDKEGRLILSKKRAQYERAWGDVEKIKDADGIVTGTVIEVVKGGLIVDIGLRGFLPASLIELRRVRDLTPYLGQEIEAKILELDKNRNNVVLSRRALLEQTQSESRSTFLNNLAKGQVRKGVVSSIVNFGAFVDLGGVDGLVHVSELSWKHIEHASEVVEVGQEVTVEILEVDLERERVSLSLKATQEDPWQVFARTHAIGQVAPGKVTKLVPFGAFVRVADGIEGLVHISELSAKHVELAEQVVSVNDEVFVKVIDIDLERRRISLSLKQANEGVDPEGTEFDPAVYGMPTEYDEAGNYKYPEGFDPESGEWRDGFDEQRAKWEQDYAAAQARWEQHKKQVVASLAEEDLELPAAAAFANDSSSAGTLADDESLAALREKLSSNS comes from the coding sequence ATGACCCCCGCAACGACCCAGGCCCCCAAGCAGATCGCCATCAACGACATCGGCTCTGCTGAAGACTTTCTGGCCGCGGTCGAACTGACTCTCAAGTTCTTCAACGACGGCGACCTCATCGAAGGAACCGTTGTCAAGATCGACCGCGACGAGGTTCTTCTCGACGTCGGCTACAAGACCGAGGGTGTCATCCCCTCGCGCGAACTCTCGATCAAGCACGACGTCGACCCCACCGAGGTCGTCGCTGTCGGCGACATGGTCGAAGCCCTCGTTCTTCAGAAAGAAGACAAAGAGGGTCGACTGATCCTCTCCAAGAAGCGCGCGCAGTACGAGCGCGCCTGGGGCGACGTCGAGAAGATCAAAGACGCCGACGGCATCGTCACCGGCACCGTCATCGAGGTCGTCAAGGGCGGCCTCATCGTCGACATCGGGCTTCGCGGCTTTCTTCCCGCCTCGCTCATCGAGCTGCGCCGTGTTCGCGACCTCACGCCGTACCTCGGCCAAGAGATCGAGGCCAAGATTCTCGAGCTCGACAAGAACCGCAACAACGTCGTGCTGTCACGCCGTGCACTGCTCGAGCAGACGCAGTCTGAGAGCCGCTCGACCTTCTTGAACAACCTCGCCAAGGGCCAGGTTCGCAAGGGTGTCGTCTCGTCGATCGTCAACTTCGGCGCCTTCGTCGACCTCGGCGGCGTCGACGGCCTCGTGCACGTCTCAGAGCTCAGCTGGAAGCACATCGAGCACGCCAGCGAGGTCGTCGAGGTGGGTCAAGAGGTCACCGTCGAGATTCTCGAGGTCGACCTCGAGCGCGAGCGCGTGTCGCTGTCGCTCAAGGCCACGCAGGAAGACCCCTGGCAGGTCTTCGCCCGCACGCACGCAATCGGTCAGGTCGCGCCGGGCAAGGTCACGAAGCTGGTTCCGTTCGGTGCGTTCGTTCGCGTCGCCGACGGCATCGAAGGACTCGTGCACATCTCAGAGCTCTCGGCCAAGCACGTCGAGCTGGCCGAGCAGGTCGTCTCGGTCAACGACGAGGTCTTCGTCAAGGTCATCGACATCGACCTCGAGCGTCGCCGCATCTCGCTGAGCCTCAAGCAGGCCAACGAGGGTGTCGACCCCGAGGGCACCGAGTTCGACCCCGCCGTCTACGGCATGCCGACCGAGTACGACGAGGCAGGCAACTACAAGTACCCCGAAGGCTTCGACCCCGAGTCGGGCGAATGGCGCGACGGGTTCGACGAGCAGCGCGCGAAGTGGGAGCAAGACTACGCCGCCGCCCAGGCCCGCTGGGAGCAGCACAAGAAGCAGGTCGTCGCCTCGCTCGCCGAGGAAGACCTCGAGCTGCCGGCCGCCGCTGCGTTCGCGAACGACTCGAGCTCGGCTGGCACGCTCGCCGACGACGAGTCGCTCGCCGCTCTGCGCGAGAAGCTCTCGAGCAACAGCTAG
- a CDS encoding DUF4126 domain-containing protein: MLELLTGTGLAVAAGLNAYVPLLMLGLAGRFVDFVELPAGWSWLQNEWVLVILTVLLVIEMVADKIPAVDSINDWIQSIVRPASGGIVFGTGSASQTAAVTDPAAFFESNQWVPIVAGIVIALGVHATKMFVRPAANALTAGAAAPVLSTGEDIGSVVLSLFAIVIPILVIVAIIALVVLVFSIFRRMRKRRQSVAPA; the protein is encoded by the coding sequence GTGCTCGAACTGCTCACCGGCACCGGCCTCGCCGTCGCGGCGGGGCTCAACGCGTACGTGCCGCTGCTCATGCTCGGTCTCGCCGGCAGGTTCGTCGACTTCGTCGAACTGCCCGCCGGGTGGTCGTGGCTGCAGAACGAGTGGGTGCTGGTCATTCTCACCGTGCTGCTCGTCATCGAGATGGTCGCCGACAAGATACCGGCCGTCGACTCGATCAACGACTGGATCCAGTCGATCGTGCGGCCCGCCTCGGGCGGCATCGTGTTCGGCACGGGTTCTGCGTCTCAGACGGCAGCGGTCACCGACCCCGCTGCCTTCTTCGAGTCGAACCAGTGGGTGCCGATCGTTGCGGGCATCGTGATCGCGCTGGGCGTGCACGCCACCAAGATGTTCGTGCGGCCGGCTGCGAACGCGCTGACGGCCGGTGCCGCTGCCCCTGTGCTCTCGACCGGCGAAGATATCGGTTCGGTCGTGCTGAGCCTGTTCGCCATCGTGATTCCGATTCTGGTGATCGTCGCGATCATCGCCCTCGTCGTGCTGGTGTTCTCGATCTTCAGAAGAATGCGCAAGCGGCGCCAATCGGTCGCGCCGGCGTAG
- the coaE gene encoding dephospho-CoA kinase produces the protein MNVIALTGGIAAGKSTVAGLLADRGAQVIDADALARAAVEPGTPGLASVRSRFGDEIVRADGTLDRAALGAIVFGDAAARADLNAIVHPEVGRLYRERLSQLERTMPEAIVVYDVPLLVEARSVDEFELVVVVHAPAELRVQRLVELRGITPDEARRRVDAQASDEQRLAIADVVIDTSGSLESTIEQVEALWQRLVAERPPRTGVSDPLS, from the coding sequence GTGAACGTCATCGCCCTCACTGGCGGCATCGCCGCCGGAAAATCGACCGTGGCCGGCCTGCTGGCCGATCGGGGAGCCCAGGTGATCGATGCGGATGCTCTCGCTCGAGCCGCCGTCGAACCGGGCACGCCGGGCCTGGCGTCGGTGCGCTCGCGCTTCGGCGACGAGATCGTGCGCGCTGACGGCACGCTCGACCGAGCGGCACTGGGGGCGATCGTGTTCGGCGATGCGGCTGCCCGCGCCGACCTCAACGCGATCGTGCATCCCGAAGTGGGGCGCCTCTACCGCGAGCGACTCTCGCAGCTCGAGCGCACGATGCCAGAGGCGATCGTCGTCTACGACGTGCCGCTGCTGGTCGAGGCCCGATCGGTCGATGAGTTCGAGCTCGTCGTGGTGGTGCACGCTCCGGCCGAGCTGCGCGTGCAGCGTCTCGTCGAGCTTCGCGGCATCACGCCCGACGAAGCGCGGAGGCGCGTCGACGCGCAGGCTTCTGACGAGCAGCGCCTGGCCATCGCCGATGTCGTGATCGACACGAGCGGCTCGCTCGAGAGCACCATCGAGCAGGTCGAGGCGCTGTGGCAGCGTCTCGTCGCCGAGCGCCCGCCTCGCACGGGAGTGTCAGACCCCCTCTCGTAG
- the uvrB gene encoding excinuclease ABC subunit UvrB, with protein MEPTRSVRPFEVVSDYRPSGDQPQAIAELTARINAGETDIVLLGATGTGKSATTAWLIEQVQRPTLVLAHNKTLAAQLATEFRDLMPHNAVEYFVSYYDYYQPEAYVPQTDTFIEKDSSVNAEVERLRHSTTNSLLSRRDVIVVSTVSCIYGLGAAEEYLEAMVALQVGQSIPRDVLIRQFVGMQYQRNDVDFSRGKFRVRGDTIEIIPMYEELAIRIEMFGDEIEALYALHPLTGDIVRALDAVSVFPATHYAASPDTMQRAIVTIKDELEGRLAELERQGKLLEAQRLRMRTTFDLEMMEQIGFCNGIENYSRHIDGRSPGEPPNCLLDYFPDDFLVVIDESHVTVPQIGAMYEGDASRKRTLVEHGFRLPSALDNRPLRWEEFLERTGQKVYLSATPGKYELGITDSVVEQIIRPTGLIDPVIVVKPSKGQIDDLLEQIRQRTERDERVLVTTLTKKMAEELTEFLTEAGVRVRYLHSDVDTLRRVELLSELRQGVYDVLVGINLLREGLDLPEVSLVAILDADKEGFLRSSTSLIQTIGRAARNVTGEVHMYADTVTASMAQAIDETNRRRDKQVAYNLEHGIDPTPLRKKIADITDQLAREGADTAELLASRRGGGKKSPTPALRREGRGAEGAAELESIIGDLTEQMLTAAAELKFELAARLRDEVQDLKKDLRGMLEAGHVR; from the coding sequence ATGGAACCCACGCGATCGGTACGACCCTTCGAGGTCGTGAGCGACTACCGCCCGAGCGGCGATCAGCCTCAGGCGATCGCCGAACTCACCGCCCGCATCAATGCTGGCGAGACCGATATCGTGCTGCTGGGTGCCACCGGCACCGGAAAGTCGGCCACGACCGCCTGGCTCATCGAGCAGGTGCAGCGCCCCACGCTCGTGCTCGCGCACAACAAGACCCTGGCGGCCCAGCTGGCCACCGAGTTTCGCGACCTCATGCCGCACAACGCCGTCGAGTACTTCGTGTCGTACTACGACTACTACCAGCCCGAGGCCTATGTTCCGCAGACCGACACCTTCATCGAGAAAGACAGCTCGGTCAACGCCGAGGTCGAGCGCCTGCGCCACTCGACAACCAACTCGTTGCTCAGTCGACGCGACGTCATCGTCGTGTCGACGGTGTCGTGCATCTACGGGCTCGGCGCTGCCGAAGAATACCTCGAGGCCATGGTCGCGCTGCAGGTCGGCCAGAGCATTCCGCGCGACGTGCTCATTCGCCAATTCGTCGGCATGCAGTACCAGCGCAACGATGTCGACTTCTCGCGCGGCAAGTTCCGCGTGCGAGGAGACACCATCGAGATCATCCCGATGTACGAAGAGCTCGCCATTCGCATCGAGATGTTCGGTGACGAGATCGAGGCGCTCTACGCCCTGCATCCGCTGACGGGCGACATCGTCAGGGCACTCGACGCAGTGTCGGTGTTTCCCGCGACCCACTACGCCGCGTCGCCCGACACCATGCAGCGCGCGATCGTCACGATCAAGGACGAGCTCGAGGGCAGACTCGCCGAGCTCGAGCGGCAGGGCAAGCTGCTCGAAGCCCAGCGGCTGCGCATGCGAACGACCTTCGATCTCGAGATGATGGAGCAGATCGGGTTCTGCAACGGCATCGAGAACTACTCGAGGCACATCGATGGGCGTTCACCCGGTGAACCGCCCAACTGCCTGCTCGACTACTTTCCCGACGACTTCCTCGTCGTGATCGACGAGAGCCACGTGACGGTTCCGCAGATCGGTGCCATGTACGAGGGAGACGCGTCGCGCAAGCGCACTCTCGTCGAGCACGGGTTCAGACTGCCGAGTGCGCTCGACAACCGGCCCTTGCGCTGGGAGGAATTTCTCGAGCGCACGGGGCAGAAGGTCTACCTGTCGGCGACTCCCGGCAAGTACGAGCTCGGCATCACCGACTCGGTCGTCGAGCAGATCATCAGGCCGACCGGCCTCATCGATCCCGTGATCGTGGTCAAGCCGAGCAAGGGCCAGATCGACGATCTGCTCGAGCAGATCCGACAGCGCACCGAGCGCGACGAGCGCGTGCTCGTGACGACGCTCACGAAGAAGATGGCCGAAGAGCTCACCGAGTTTCTCACCGAGGCCGGCGTGCGTGTGCGCTACCTGCACTCTGACGTCGACACCCTTCGGCGCGTCGAGCTTCTCAGCGAGCTGCGTCAGGGCGTCTACGACGTGCTCGTGGGCATCAATCTGCTGCGAGAAGGCCTCGACCTGCCCGAGGTGTCGCTCGTGGCCATTCTCGACGCCGACAAAGAGGGCTTCTTGCGCTCGTCGACCTCGCTCATTCAGACGATCGGTCGTGCGGCCCGCAACGTCACGGGTGAGGTGCACATGTATGCCGACACCGTCACCGCGTCGATGGCGCAGGCCATCGACGAGACCAACCGGCGCCGCGACAAGCAGGTGGCGTACAACCTCGAGCACGGCATCGATCCGACACCGCTGCGCAAGAAGATCGCCGACATCACCGATCAGCTCGCGCGCGAGGGTGCCGACACCGCCGAGCTGCTCGCGAGCAGACGAGGCGGCGGCAAGAAGTCGCCGACACCGGCCCTGCGGCGCGAGGGCCGCGGCGCCGAAGGCGCGGCAGAACTCGAGTCGATCATCGGCGACCTCACCGAGCAGATGCTGACCGCTGCCGCCGAGCTGAAGTTCGAGCTCGCCGCGCGATTGCGCGACGAAGTGCAAGACCTGAAGAAAGACCTGAGGGGCATGCTCGAGGCGGGCCACGTTCGCTGA
- the uvrA gene encoding excinuclease ABC subunit UvrA — MTRVPATPLETAPHLSVRGARVHNLRDVDLVIPRDALVVFTGLSGSGKSSLAFDTIFAEGQRRYVESLSAYARQFLGQVDRPDVDFIEGLSPAVSIDQKSTNRNPRSTVGTITEIYDYMRLLWARVGTPHCPECGERIQRQTVQQIADELMTLETGTRFQVLAPVVSQKKGEFVDLFAELAASGYARAVVDSEVIQLSDPPTLKKQIKHDISVVVDRLVANDDALTRLTDSLETALSLTDGLVVIDFVDRDGADGTRVFSERLSCPNRHPLQLTEIEPRTFSFNAPFGACPVCSGLGTRMAVDVDLLIGDPSLSLNDGVILPWNQQGKGLYSYFQKLLAGLGRDLGFSLDTPWGELEESTQQAILHGNDFDVRVKWRNRYGRDVTYSTGFEGVIPYIERKYSEAESDWSQQRFAEYLREVPCSECDGARLKPEVLAVTVDGRSISEVSSLSLQDAYAFMQSITLTEREAAIAAAVLREIRARLEFLLEVGLGYLSMARAAGSLSGGEAQRIRLATQIGSGLTGVLYVLDEPSIGLHQRDNRRLIETLVKLKNLGNTLIVVEHDEDTIRTADWIVDIGPGAGEHGGRVVHSGSYAELIANPASITGDYLAGRRRVIDEVARRPIDPSRVVTVEGARANNLRGVTVEFPLGVFVAVTGVSGSGKSSLVNDILYKVLANKLNGARQVPGKHVRVTGLEHLDKVVHVDQAPIGRTPRSNPATYTGVFDRIRALFAETTEAKARGYLQGRFSFNVKGGRCENCAGDGTIKIEMNFLPDVYVACEVCGGARYNRDTLTVHYKGKNIAEVLDMSIEEAAEFFEPISAIHRYLKTLVDVGLGYVRLGQSATTLSGGEAQRVKLATELQKRSNGRSVYVLDEPTTGLHFEDVRKLLMVLGGLVDKGNTVIVIEHNLDVIRAADWLIDLGPEGGAGGGDVIAIGTPEHLATVDESHTGRFLRELLPGVQKD, encoded by the coding sequence ATGACGAGAGTGCCAGCGACCCCTCTCGAAACTGCTCCCCATCTGAGCGTGCGCGGCGCGCGCGTGCACAACCTGCGAGACGTCGACCTGGTGATACCCCGCGATGCTCTCGTGGTCTTCACCGGCCTGTCGGGGTCAGGAAAGAGCTCACTCGCGTTCGACACCATCTTCGCCGAGGGCCAGCGGCGCTATGTCGAATCGCTGTCGGCCTATGCACGCCAGTTTCTCGGGCAGGTCGACCGACCCGATGTCGACTTCATCGAAGGGCTCAGCCCCGCAGTGTCGATCGACCAGAAGTCGACCAACCGCAACCCGCGGTCGACCGTCGGAACGATCACCGAGATCTACGACTACATGCGCCTGCTCTGGGCCCGCGTCGGCACCCCGCATTGCCCCGAGTGCGGCGAGAGAATCCAGCGGCAGACCGTGCAGCAGATCGCCGATGAGCTCATGACCCTCGAGACAGGTACGCGGTTTCAAGTGCTGGCACCGGTCGTCAGCCAGAAGAAGGGCGAGTTCGTCGACCTGTTCGCCGAGCTCGCGGCGTCTGGCTACGCCCGTGCAGTCGTCGACTCCGAGGTCATCCAGCTCAGCGACCCGCCCACCTTGAAGAAGCAGATCAAGCACGACATCTCGGTCGTCGTCGACAGACTCGTCGCCAATGATGATGCGCTGACCCGACTCACCGACTCACTCGAGACAGCTCTCAGCCTCACCGATGGGCTCGTGGTCATCGACTTCGTCGACCGCGACGGGGCCGACGGCACGCGGGTCTTCAGCGAGCGGCTGAGCTGCCCGAACCGGCACCCGCTGCAGCTGACCGAGATCGAGCCTCGCACGTTCTCGTTCAACGCCCCGTTCGGCGCCTGCCCGGTGTGCTCGGGTCTCGGCACGCGCATGGCCGTCGACGTCGACCTCTTGATCGGCGATCCGTCGCTCTCGCTCAACGACGGCGTCATTCTGCCCTGGAACCAGCAGGGCAAGGGTCTGTACAGCTACTTTCAGAAGCTGCTCGCCGGGCTCGGCCGCGACCTGGGCTTCTCGCTCGATACACCCTGGGGCGAGCTCGAAGAGAGCACCCAGCAGGCGATTCTGCACGGCAACGACTTCGATGTGCGCGTCAAGTGGCGCAATCGGTACGGGCGCGACGTCACCTACTCGACCGGTTTCGAAGGCGTCATCCCCTACATCGAGCGCAAGTACTCAGAGGCAGAGAGCGACTGGTCGCAGCAGAGGTTCGCCGAGTATCTGCGCGAGGTTCCCTGCTCAGAGTGCGACGGGGCACGACTCAAGCCCGAGGTCTTGGCGGTCACCGTCGACGGGCGCAGCATCTCAGAAGTGTCGTCGCTCAGCCTGCAAGACGCCTACGCCTTCATGCAGTCGATCACCCTCACCGAGCGCGAGGCGGCTATCGCAGCGGCCGTGCTGCGCGAGATTCGTGCACGACTCGAGTTCTTGCTCGAAGTGGGCCTCGGGTATCTCAGCATGGCGCGCGCCGCCGGAAGCCTCTCGGGGGGTGAAGCGCAGCGCATCAGGCTCGCGACGCAGATTGGCTCAGGGCTGACGGGCGTGCTCTACGTGCTCGACGAACCGAGCATCGGTCTTCACCAGCGAGACAACCGTCGCTTGATCGAGACCCTCGTGAAGCTCAAGAACCTGGGCAACACGCTCATCGTCGTCGAGCATGACGAAGACACCATCCGCACCGCCGACTGGATCGTCGACATCGGCCCGGGCGCGGGCGAGCATGGCGGTCGAGTCGTGCACTCCGGCTCGTATGCCGAGCTCATCGCGAATCCGGCGTCGATCACGGGCGACTACCTCGCCGGGCGACGACGGGTGATCGATGAGGTGGCACGCCGTCCCATCGACCCAAGTCGCGTCGTGACGGTCGAAGGCGCGAGGGCCAACAACCTGCGGGGCGTCACGGTCGAGTTTCCGCTCGGAGTGTTCGTCGCCGTCACAGGCGTCAGCGGCTCGGGCAAGTCGTCGCTCGTGAACGACATTCTCTACAAGGTGCTCGCCAACAAGCTCAACGGTGCTCGGCAGGTGCCGGGCAAGCACGTGCGCGTCACCGGTCTCGAGCACCTCGACAAAGTCGTGCACGTCGACCAGGCGCCCATCGGCCGCACCCCGCGCTCGAACCCGGCGACCTACACGGGAGTCTTCGACCGCATTCGCGCACTGTTCGCCGAGACGACCGAGGCGAAGGCTCGTGGCTACCTGCAGGGCCGCTTCAGCTTCAACGTCAAGGGTGGCCGGTGCGAGAACTGCGCAGGAGACGGCACGATCAAGATCGAGATGAACTTCTTGCCCGACGTCTACGTCGCGTGCGAGGTGTGCGGGGGCGCCCGCTACAACCGCGACACCCTGACGGTGCACTACAAGGGCAAGAACATCGCAGAAGTGCTCGACATGTCGATCGAAGAGGCCGCAGAGTTCTTCGAACCCATCTCGGCCATCCATCGCTATTTGAAGACGCTCGTCGATGTCGGGCTGGGGTATGTGCGACTGGGCCAGAGCGCCACGACCCTGTCTGGCGGTGAAGCCCAGCGCGTCAAGCTCGCCACCGAGCTGCAGAAGCGATCGAATGGGCGCAGCGTCTACGTGCTCGACGAACCGACGACAGGCCTGCACTTCGAAGATGTGCGGAAGCTCTTGATGGTGCTCGGCGGGCTGGTCGACAAGGGCAACACGGTCATCGTGATCGAGCACAACCTCGACGTCATCCGTGCCGCCGATTGGCTCATCGACCTCGGGCCAGAGGGTGGCGCCGGCGGGGGAGACGTCATCGCCATCGGAACACCCGAGCACCTTGCCACGGTCGACGAGAGCCACACCGGCAGGTTTCTGCGCGAACTGCTGCCCGGAGTGCAGAAAGACTGA